The Camelina sativa cultivar DH55 chromosome 14, Cs, whole genome shotgun sequence genome includes a window with the following:
- the LOC104740232 gene encoding uncharacterized protein LOC104740232, whose amino-acid sequence MYLQFFTNPSHGLAHVCYSSQISCKVRLSRILATPPSSVLLHMDESNNLPKPKKGFSLSEDSRNNLNSLSADSLFRQANTVGIIGGVSTDSSLKFVKKLVDGSSKGGISSLPFVLCSDPALNKELLLYEENSYPSLYHRAESTPVDPKLIVENLRNKRRYLESCGAKLIVMPCHIAHIWYEEVCEGSSVPLLHMGECIAKELQEAKMKPLEARDPLRVGVMATSATLSAGFYQEKLQSNGFEAVLPDKATMEHTVIPALEAMKREDMEGARNLLRIALQVLLVQAVNVVMLGSDEMRDLLPGDDPLLKKCVDPMEAFARSAIKWAENRCS is encoded by the exons ATGTATCTTCAATTTTTCACCAACCCATCTCATGGCTTAGCTCATGTATGCTACTCTAGTCAGATTTCGTGTAAGGTAAGACTGAGTCGTATCCTTGCCACGCCACCGTCTTCAGTCCTCTTGCATATGGACGAAAGCAATAATCTTCCCAAGCCCAAGAAAGGTTTTAGTCTGAGTGAAGATTCGAGAAACAATTTAAACAGTCTTTCTGCAGATTCTTTGTTTAGGCAGGCCAACACAGTGGGAATTATTGGAGGCGTTTCAACTGATTCCTCTCTTAAATTTGTGAAGAAACTCGTGGATGGGAGCTCAAAAGGTGGTATAAGCTCGTTACCTTTTGTGCTTTGCTCGGATCCTGCACTCAACAAGGAGCTTCTCTTATACGAGGAAAACTCGTATCCTTCTCTTTACCATAGAGCAGAGAGTACTCCGGTGGATCCAAAGCTAATTGTGGAAAATCTAAGGAACAAGAGGAGATATCTTGAGAGTTGTGGAGCTAAATTAATTGTAATGCCGTGTCATATTGCACATATATGGTATGAAGAGGTTTGTGAAGGGAGTTCAGTTCCTCTGCTTCACATGGGTGAATGCATTGCTAAAGAGCTGCAAGAGGCGAAAATGAAGCCCCTTGAAGCTAGGGATCCTCTGCGTGTAGGTGTGATGGCCACTAGCGCCACGTTATCCGCGGGGTTCTACCAGGAGAAACTCCAAAGCAAT GGATTTGAGGCGGTGCTTCCAGACAAGGCTACAATGGAGCACACAGTGATCCCGGCCTTGGAAGCAATGAAGAGAGAAGACATGGAAGGAGCACGAAACCTTCTAAGGATAGCGTTGCAGGTACTGCTGGTGCAGGCGGTAAACGTGGTGATGCTCGGATCAGATGAGATGCGTGACCTCTTGCCAGGGGATGATCCTCTGCTAAAGAAGTGTGTTGATCCAATGGAGGCATTCGCAAGGTCTGCCATCAAATGGGCAGAGAATCGATGCTCTTAA
- the LOC104740230 gene encoding late embryogenesis abundant protein 1-like, which yields MASRQDEEFSVRAGQIVGQAHVKRDDCNNSSQASGFLQQKGEKVKNMAQEASEAVKNKLGLNNDNNNEYKSKNPLDKKNPNNTTSPSMPGHPPSDI from the exons ATGGCGAGCAGACAGGATGAGGAATTCAGTGTGAGGGCCGGCCAAATCGTGGGCCAAGCTCAT GTGAAGAGGGATGACTGCAATAACTCTTCCCAAGCTTCAGGCTTTCTCCAGCAG AAAGGGGAGAAAGTGAAGAACATGGCGCAAGAAGCATCAGAGGCAGTGAAGAACAAATTGGGATTGAACAATGATAACAACAATGAATATAAGAGCAAGAACCCTTTGGACAAAAAGAACCCTAACAACACAACCAGTCCAAGCATGCCTGGCCATCCTCCTTCTGACATCTAA